GTGCCATACCATGTACGGGCATAACACGCACCAATAGAAcactaaaactaaaaacaacTTGCTATCCAACAGATTCCTTGGTTGGTATTACCGTTTTCAATACTGTGTAGACTAGGGCAGCTTGTGTCataaaagatagagagagggaggaatggaCCAGGTGCAATATAAAGGTTGGCGTGGGCAGACCTAGCCTGTCACTCTGGGGCGCCGGCAGTCCGTAGTGGGGCGCAGAGCCAATCACAAATACTTATGTGAAAATGAATATGGACAGCAAGGCGCCCCCCATGGATGCATAATGAAAACTGCATTCCAGCCACCCACAGCAATTCAAATTATATCGAGaaatgaattaaataaaaacaatgtggACACACTCAAGTGACCTCCTTGTTTGGCCCTAGTCCGTCCCTGTCTGGCTCCATGGTCCACAATGAAATGAACAGATAAGGATGTCCTTAAAGAGTAGTAATAGATATTAATATATTGAAACTAGGTACACCATTATAATGTTAAACGTATGCACGAGTCGTGCATTGGGAAACTTAGAAAGGGTGTGGAAGAAGAAATGGGAGAGAGAAGTCTGTCCCAGTGGTCCCGTTCCCCCCTTACCGGCTGGGGGCTGGGAACAATCTTCTGTGCTCATAAACACTGATTacagtcactgtgtgtgtgtgtgtgtgtgtgtgtgtgtgtgtgtgtgtgtgtgtgtgtgtgtgtgtgtgtgtgtgtgtgtgtgtgtgtgtgtgtgtgtgtgtgtgtgggggtgtgtgtgtgtcggtgggggGGATGTTGGAGGGGCAACGAGTGCTGAGCTCTCCTTGGGCACCAAAAAGgctataacaacaacaacaacaacaacaacaacaagtggTGTCCATCCTCCCTCCGTGACAGTGTCCAGCGACGGTGGGTCCTGCCTGAAGCGGATCGGGACATGTCTAGCCGACCCGGTCTGCAACCGGAACCTGTGGCCGCTGCTGGAGGCGTGCGGCGAGGAGCGGTGCGACGGCACGCGCTGTCGGGACGCGGCCCGGCGCTTCTACGGGGGCCTGCCCGCGTCCGTGGCCGACCTGCTGGGGATGTGTGACTGCGGGCCCGGGGAGAAGGACTGCCAGCGCATGGCCGCCAGGCTGCACAGTGGCACGTGCGGCGGTGAAATGTGGAGTTGTCAGGAAGGGGTTGGCCAATGCTGGAGGGACCAGAGCTGCAGGTACTAATATACTGAGTATGTGGGCTGTGTAtgccttctctctgtgtgtgtgtgtgtgtgtgtgtgtgtgtgtgtgtgtgtgtgtgtgtgtgtgtgtgtgtgtgtgtgtgtgtgtgtgtgtgtgtgtgtgtgtgtgtgtgttttgagagtgtgtgtgtatgcctacaTGTGTGGTTTCggtttcagtttgtgtgtttgtgtgtgtgagcgagattgtgtgtgtgtgtgtgtgtgtctgtgtgtgtgtgtgtgtgtgtgtgtgtgtgtgtgtgctctttccctctcttgccAGCTGggtttctctttcttgctctccgTTTCTTTCATGCGCACCCTTTCTATTTCTCTCACCCCTTCTGCTATGGGGTCTGTTTCTCCGcattctttatctctctcacacacactttcactcaaTCGGTcttgctccctcgctctcttgcCTTCTGTGTCGCtcctttttgtatttctttcacgGTGTTTcacccactctctttctctctgtcttctttGCACTAATTATgtgtcactctttctctttctcttgctcacTTGATCTGTCACTAtaactttctctccctctctcctttctcgcTTTCACACCCCATCTCTGCCTTTCGACCACTTTCTAGAGcacttctctctttgtctctctctctgtctttgtctctcacttCTATGTCCTTTCTATCTCCTCTTCTGCAAGTCTGAATGAGCGAAAATATAGGATACATTTGAATATCAGAATATATAATGAGACATGTCATTATCTACGTCTATCCCAGTCACTGTGGAGAATTGTAAGGCACTGTTATACTGCTTTTCTATTGTTGTGTAGCATTAACAGCATAGCTTTTGTCCCTGATTCACACAAAATGTAATCTCCACGTGCAAAACGGGTTAAACATCTTCAACCATACAAATCATTCAGTGAGCCAATGTAATGAATAATGCCATGTATGTTTCCCTGCAGCCTTATCTTAATTACATTttcgtccccccccctccctcattgtCCCTGCTCCCCTTCACAAACCGTCCAATTAAGATGAAATGTGATCCCATACACCAAAACGGAATGTCCTTTCACGAAaatccataataataataatgattataataattatatagcgcttttcattGACCCAAAGAcacttacagtgaagggggggacccaactcaccaccaccagtgtgtactggcccgccgctccctatacgcagagtaagcagagtgcgtagggcaccaagtacctgggggggtcaccaaaaattaaggtttctaaaaaaataataaaaaatgataattacattattgaatgacagaaatatataaatgagttacgaagaggcccaccgttgttttttcttcattttatAAACTTTGACTCAGGGCTCCCCCCCTGGTTGACAgcggggaaacccctactctttgcgatactACCCTActcctgggatcttttatgaccacAGTGAGTCTATGTGAGAACAGCAGCACTTGTGTGCACATAATGGAGTCTGCATTGTCTCGGCAGTAATTGGGAGGAAAACAATTTCAAGGGCTGAGAATGCTAAACATCCAACAAGAAGCTTGCTTAGACCTATACccttgctgttgctgttgctgttgtggctttgttgttgcatccaaacaaacagacagcgCTTGAAAAGCTTTACATCGAAATGCTGGCATGCGGAGAGTGCGACGTGCGGGGAATATGACGATGGAAATGAGGAGTGCGTTTGGCAGATGGAACCAGCTCTCCTTCTCAGCGGAGAGGCCGAGTGCAGAACGGCATTCCTCGCGCTGATGGGCACCCCCCTTCAGTACCCGTGTACCTGCACGGGCTTGAACTCCGGCGAGCAGCAGAGATGCGACGCCGTCAGTAATGTACTCCACAATCGCTCACGCTTCAGTGAGTGTGCTCGTGTTACGAGGCGTGTGATTCGTTGTGATTTGTAGCTCGTATAGCGAGGGGCCTGGTCACATGATTCTACTTTACACATGTTTTTCGtttgaatttattatttatagcgGGACTCTGGCCAACATTGGTGGATTCTAACAAAACCTTTGACACTGGGGAATCGAAGTCTGATGGACACACCTGGGTGACTGGTAAGGCAATTCAATGATTTATGATatattgtaggcctatatgtagtACAACTATACACAATGATTATcgtgttgtgtgcgtgtcattcattcatttgcaTAATAACAAGCATCACACTGCTACATTTTCGATTATGAAACTATTAAAGATGTTGTCCATTCAGGCCACCTCCTTTACGGGCTGATATACTTGGCCCTCATTGTAATCGTCATCTTAGTGACCACTGGGATTCTGTGTAAATCGGGGTAAGTATGGCACCAAAATGGAATGTGATTGTAATATCTAAAACAGTCATCGTATTATATAACGTGTGATTCATTTCTTTCTCCAGTGTGCTGAGGAAAAAAGGCCAGACCCAGTTTCACCCCCTGGGGAAACCAACATGTGTGGCTATTCCCTGACAAACTAAACAAACGTTTCTCTGTCATGAAGAGGGGAAAGAACATAGGGCTTTCCTTGGCAGGGGGTCTCCACAGTTATAATGGTACATGTGCCGTGCCTTTATTTACTgatatttgttttgttgttgctgtacACTTTCCTCAAAGGGACTATGTTGGTATTTATGTTGGTATTTCTCCCCATTTCATGTTCATGCTTCCCTGTTTTCTttcctgttttttgttttgtatttgtagcAAGATATGAATGATGTTATTGATTATTAAGGGCAGTTCATTGATTTGTTGCCTGaaaaaataacatatatatttatttccattcatgtatttttaatgataaaaaaaaaaaactgttaccAAATGGCGAAACAACATCAGCGGCATGGCATCCAACACCCACACAATAtccatatatttaatatttgtgtGTAAGTATTTCACACGACAAACTGAAATTACATGCACTGAAATACCGCCCATCTCCTGGCATTAATGCCAGGCATCAAAGAGAGGTCTAATAATGAGGGCAAGCAGCAGGCTGATCTGGCAGGGTAGCGAGAGAATATGTTGGAGAAGGCTCAAAGAGACACTAGGGTGGcacgcaaaaaaaaacaaccttttgCTTCTGAATCCTCCACATAACTGAATCATCCATCACTATCTGATGATTGCACTCCTGGTTTTGGATGCTTTGAATGGTTTGAAACTGCATTCAAGTTTGGCAGCTTATAAGGGGCAGACCAGCGATGCAAATTATACTGTCAGGTATTTTTCTAAAGACCGTCTTCTAAAGACCGTACAGCAACATGGCATGGATGTAATTATCAAAGACAAAATTACAGACATTGGGATAAGTATCTGCCTCTGTTATGGCCAACAAACATTCCCTTCTGGGCTTTCAGACCTTAAGTAAATTTGGTTTTGCCTTCACCAACCATGGTCACTATCCCACATTCCTGATTGCAGTCCATGAACGACATCAAATTCTATCCAGTGCACTGAATATTATTTGATATAAGGAATGTGGTAAAATGGAAGCAATAtatcatattctctctctctctctctctctctctctctctctctctctctctctctctctctctctctctctctctctctctctctctctctctctctctctctctctctctctctctctctctctctctctctctctctctctctctctctctctctctctctctctctccatatattTCCAAATCAGGAATCTTTGGCAATGGTAATTGAGCTCAGGGGGTTGGGATTTGAGGCATCATTATcaatgtgtggatgtgtgtatgtgcgggtGTTACTTTGTTGGCCTCAATAGCCTATGTATTTGATAAAGGTAAAATAAGTTACAATAAATATCTAAATCAGACTTCTTTGGCCACGTCAGTTGAGTAGGGCAATACCTAAATCCTTCTCATTCTGTGTGACTGCCACCGACCTTGTATCTTCCTATAGCCTCTCAACACAGCTGCCCTGTTACTGCCCCGTCTGCTGGCTGCGTCACCAGGGGAAACGGGAAAAGGAGTTGACTGACACACCAGCAGTTGAAGTGCCAAGGATTGCGTCTCCCGGGCTTTGATTCACAGCTGCGATCCTCGTGCTTGCGCGACCCTGGAGTTTGTCTTGCGGTTCAGCGAGTGACAGATGAAGTCACCCACTGCGATCATTTTGGAGAGGTCCACTCCCTGAAATAAACAATGCAAAGTGATAATAATATTCGTCAGCggcatcaccatcatcatccttaTCATCACCGCCATCTTCCCAATCATCATCATTCCCATAATCATCCTCGTcatcattaaaaaaacacacacacaaaccgctgATGTTAGTAGGTGTTGGGGTAATATGTGCTAGGGGCTAAGAGCAGCACATTTCTAgttcacacaaaaaataaaatctctcGAATGTGTAGTAAGCGAGTCCCACCAGAAGGGAGAGCACTTGGCACAGCGCAAAACATGTAAGCGAACCGGTGAATTCATCGCGCTACAAAAAAATATCGGGACGATTTCGAAAGGACTTTCAATCAAAGTATCCCCATAATCAAATCTTCCAAATAACGACCAGATGACAATGTCACTTTTGGCAGCCACAAGTGCACGCTGAATAATAAAAACGCTAAAAAAATCCAACCAATCCAAtccaaaacaaataaagtgacagtgACGGGGACACTTACCGTCTGAATGCCCATGCCGTGGAGCATGTAGAGCACGTCCTCCGTTGACACGTTGCCAGACGAACCCTGGGCGTACGGGCATCCCCCCAGGCCTGCTACTGCCGAATCCACCACACAAACCCCCATCTGGGACCAACGTACAAGAGAGACATTCAGCACCCCTGATCCCTGGcttccactccctccctccccccccccccccccccccccccccaggtaaacCCCCCCGGAACAATGGTCCTTGGTTCTGCTTTATTTGTTGGATTTGGTGCCCCGTACCCACTTGCCAGGTCCTTGTGGTCATGTTTTACATCTGTTGAGGAGAACTGTGGGCTTATGTCTGGGGGGGAGATTGAGTAGACACACCGATACGGCTGACTCATCCTGTTTTTGGTGTCATCCAAACCACCAGTGGCGGGGTAATTATGGCCTTGTTCATAGTGAGGCATTATGACCGCTATGAAGAGTATGCTTCATGCACTCCTAACGTTCCTTGTAACTCGTGTTTGTACAGCACCGCTCTCTGCCCTGAACCAGAATGGGGATTTGCTCATACTTACCGGCGTGCACAGGGACTTTTTGTTCCTTACGAGGCCTTAGAAACAGACTAACCGGTAACCGCTAAAGTAGGAATATATGGGCTTACTCTGCTCTGTCGTAAATATGAAATTGAGCAATATTGAGTCATAGTCGCACTGTTTCTAAGAAATAGCCTAATTCTCAGGGTATTTTCAATTCCAAGCCCAAAGATACTGACAAATAACTGACTTCTTCCTCGATCGCTTCGGAGAAAAAACTATATCAGTTGGAACGCTCAACCTGCACCGTGTAACGTCCTCGCTGACGCCATCGCCTCGGTTATGTTTGAAATGACGTGCCGTCTGATAACAATAAAAGTCATCCACTGCTTCGAACTTAAAAGGATGGAGCCCATCACATCACTTCCTCTGCAGCGCATAGCGCCCCAAAACCCGTCGGTGCTTAACAGACCGAAGAAGCTTGAGCCCCGGGAGGATCACTCCATGCTCACACTATCTCATCGCTTTGAAACAGAAGTCATGGCATCGCTCACACACGCAGGTCTCAACTTAAACAAGGCTGCTGCATTGCTCAACGACAGCCACACACTGCTTCCCCTATTACCACGgctgtcttctcttcttcttcttcttcttctaaaTGCCACAAGCAGaactatgccccccccccccacccacccacccccaaaaaaacaactcCAGAGCAAAGGCCTTGAGTCGTCAGATCAAAGCAGCGGGATGCGTTCCACATGCCAGGGGAATTGTCGTGAGAATATCATATAGAAGATGTGCAGCCCGGACCCAGCACGGCCCGAACCAGATGCCAGAACGTctacctccaacccccccccccccctcccccccaccacacgcCAGACCCCCGTAGTGAGGTCTCATTAACACCCCGTTCCCCTCCGCGGTCAGCGGGTCACGCTCCTCGTTATCGTAGggagacagcccccccccctggggaaCCTCTGGGTCAACAGCACTTAGTCATGAAAACCTCTTGTTCCTCCGTGGAACAATGTTCCTAATTGCCCCTCTCTCTGGCGTGTAAATCCCGGGGCAAGCCGGCCCCGTCTCTGCTCCGAGGGTCCTCCAGAAGGGCTTTAGTAATTGCTGTTTGTGTTGGCGGGGAGCGAgtagggaggaggtggtggtagtagtagtagtagtagcggTGCTCGAGGTATCAGCGCCCGCTCCGCTCGTCCACACGGCGTTCCCAGACCTTGAGAAACCCCAGCAGCCAGAGCAGCAGGATATTCAgacttcattttgtttttgtataaacAAGGATTTGTAATCCACCGCGGCGATCCTCGCACTTTTCCTGGgagtgggttggtgtgtgtgtggtgggggggggggggggggggggggggggggctgcagaacCAGTGTAAGGCCACAGGGGATCCGCAGGAACAAAAGGCCCGGGAACAAGGCTCCCGTTCAGCCGGTCCTGCGCTGGTTCTGTGGACGTTAATCAAACAGGAGCTGGTGGTCAGGGAGCTCCGTCCCGCCAGCGTTCGGATTACTGCGCACCGCCAAGTTAGCAGTAGCCTTGGTTGTGTCGGGCTGGAAAATGCACAGTGCATTCCTGGGACTAATACAAACCCTGGTTCCTGTTTTCATTATTCAGGTGGTTAAGCAGCTCCGCGATACGTTACACTTGCACTGGATACATTTTGGGTTTTTGCAACTGCGTCATaacaagtgtgcgtgtgtgtgcgtgcgtgcgtgcgtgcgtgcgtgcgtgcgtgcgtgcgtgcgtgcgtgcgtgcgtgcgtgcgtgcgtgcgcgtgcgcgcgtgcgtgcgtatgtgtctgagtatgagagagtgtgtgagtgagagagagagagaggttgaaagaCCTGGGAAAAAAGGAAACATAGTACATGTGTATTGAAGCCTGCAAACCGTGGCTCTATGGCTGTGAATAGGAGGATAAATGGGTTTCACAGGTGAGATCCACAGCTGATAAGCACATCACATGGGAAGGTATTTAGACCAACAGATAAACAAGTCTGTCATCAAGCACCAATCTGTTACGCATATTAATGCAGTGGAAGTCGAAACGAAGAAAAACATTAAGAAGCTGAACATGATTTCAGTGTATAAACTGTGTAGCACTAAAATGaactaaataactaactaacaaACCAACTAATTAGCAGTCTTACCAATGAGCCAACTACCCGCCAGCGagccaaccaaccaaccaatcaggGAGAGGACAGCCTATTGTTAGGGTGTTAGTTTTGGTGATGCCCACTGCGAGTCCCTTCGGATCAacatgtctgctaaatgactgaagGTGTGCTCACCTGGGACGCGTTAAGACACCTTGTGCAACCCGCTGAATTAATTTTCGTCTGGGGAACGTCGTCTGCGGCAATTTCAGGAAGGGGCGGGGCCATGTGAGTGACCATGTGGCTCGTATCCTTGGAGGGAACTCGCTTTCAACATGAAATTATTCCAGCTTTGACCCGGCTGGCCGCACGAGAGAAAGCAACAACCGAAATATTTGCAGTACAGTCCAAAAATATTTGGACTTTTTGAAGCTGTGGCTGTTTGGCGGTGTGTTTTAAACTTGCCATGATGGAAGAACGCAACGCCTAACCTAGCGACCTTACGCAACCTAACGCACCTTACATCTGAAATAGGAATAAGCAACCACACAGTTTATTACAACTGTCATGGGTTACTTAAAAGAGAATACCTTCAGCTTGGCTTTTTGGAGGAGTCCGTTGCTATAACACATCACATTATTGGCAAGCTTTTTGAAAGAGACTTCAAGCTTTTCTTTGAAAGATTGATGTTTAGATAAATCTTGGATTTGGTTTCCATAATCACATGCCACTGAGAATCTGCCAAGCTGTCAACTGGTACATTATAATGTGTGTTGGTTTGAACGGACAAACAGTGATAAAGTAGTCTGACAAGGTTTTAGTCGATCCGCTCACAAGATTAAATTCTAGATTTTACTAAAGAGGTCAGACCTGTTTTCACCTTTCATCTATTATTCGTCAGATAGCTTAACCCCCTCTTTACCCCGATGTGAGGTAACATTATCTCGTAAACCGTTCAATGTATCAAACAGCCAACCCTACAAAATATGAGCTGTTGGCAAAACAAAGCTCATTCTACTGGCTGGTGAGCAATGCAGCCCTTCACCCAATGACGGGGATGCTGAGATGAATACCTTGAGCTGCCAGACCTGTGAAATATAAGCACATACATTCTCATTGTGTGACCTGCCAGgactattatttttttttatttttttttaacggttAACAAAGCCCTGTCGAcctgctggaaaaaaaaaagaagaaagactGTACAAAGACCATGGAATGTCTTTATCAGGAACAAAGGAgttgagtcagagagagagagagagagagagacagagacagagacagagagagagagagagagagagagagagagagagagagagagagagagagagagagagagagagagagagagagagagagagagagatggcagagttcatttcttcttcttctcccggTTGGTGGTGGACTTAGACGACTGGCACACTGCAGTCATAAAAGTTTTTCATTTCCAGCAAATGTTTGCGTTAATTATCCCTGGCAGACATTTGTTTCTGTGGCTTTACGGGGGGGATGGCGAagagggtatgtgtgtgggggggggggggggggcgggggttgtcTCGTCTTAAATCCAATCGAAACGCGATCCCCGGGGGATGTCTCGCTGTCTCACACAATTGatcccctttttcttttttttcagggCCGTCCGCAAGCAAAGCACAGAGTCAACTGTCTGAGTAGTCTGACTTTAGTTGGCCGTTTCTCACGACTCACTACACACAATCCCTGCACAGCCCCCGAAAAGGCATCGGTTGAGGAAAACACAGCGAAGCCTAGTGCAACCTTTTCTgtgtaaaatgtataaattacaaatgcaaaaatactttaaaaaagtTGCGTTGTTGTGGCACACACTCCAGTGTCTCCCAGCACACCCGACTAGGACCCGAGTTTCAAAGTGGTCGTCGCTGCGGGAGACTagatcaacacaaacacacacacacacacacacacacacacacacacacacacacacacacacacacacacacacacacacacacacacacacacacacacacacccctactacGACAGCTTTGGAGTTGCATATAAAGCATTATTCATGTGCTCACTTCAGTAGGGGGAAAGGatgatctcccccccccccaacctcacccacccccaccttcaaccccccccccccccaacctaacTCCCCCCCAGGGCTTCTCTATCCGTCAACCTTGCAGTCTCGCTCGCTTTTGTCCAACAGACACTGAATAGGTGAGCCTTtgtgtttgccccccccccccccccccccacacacctgcAGTGACCCACCCAGGGGTCTCAAAGAGAATCCCTCTCCTCTGAACACagacaacaacccccccccccccccctcctcacggTGGTCAGAAGTGGCGGGAAAGtcaagacagacaaacagtgaAAATAAATATCTGAACGATGCTCTCGATCGGTACGGCACTGCACAGAAACGAGGGGTGCTTCTTCTGATTCAGGCTGACGAGGACCTTGAGGGCGATGTTCGTGGGGGAAAGCGGCGAGAGCACATCATCAAagacgactgtgtgtgtgtcttggtttgACGGGCAGGCCCACTGGAATATCTTATGCTCATTCAAATTCTGGGATTTCTTCTGTGGCTTGGTTTTGAGTCATCTTCCTTTGTGAAGAGGCTCGTATCATGTTACTTAATGCTTTGTCCATGTTGattgatggtctctctctctctctctctctctctctctctctctctctctctctctctctctctctctctctctctctctctctctctctctctctctctctctctctctctctctctctctctctctctctctctctctctctctctctctctctctctctctctccccccattgtAATCCCCATATTTGTTATGAGGCAAACAGTACCttctcagtacaacaccactgAACACATTCATAATGAGGTGTGGTGACACACAGCAGTTGGGTTACACAGCAGACAATAAGCACAATAACATCGGGACAGTGACATATTGTTCGGTACGTCCGTTTTGGTTCATAGCCAtagataacaacaataacagcaagCAGAGATTGTGctttttagttgttttttttaaattagaaGAACTGGTGTTATTTTTTACTACCTACCATCCAATATGGCTTATATATAGCCATATTAAATAGAAAAAAGCAATTTTATATTGCTAACTGAAGCTCATTCATCATTTTCAAAGGACTACTTTGACGAAAACGTTTGTAAAACGAACAAATCGGTTTGGCAAGACCTTAGCCAGTCCTTTGCTAATGCATCTCTTTCAAACACCTCGCTAAAATTACGGGTTGTCATCCATCAAAGACAGTTAAGTAGAATCCGGTCGAGGACAAAGATAAGCTTGAGCACCTTCGTTTTTTCTTCATGAGGACATCCTGTCGATACAGGTCTATAGCGAGGTCACTCCGGCGAAATCCACTCATTTAAACGTAGAATATGAACATCAAGTACCAATTTAATCATTCGTCAGCTCATAGGAAACATACGCTTCTTGACATTGGCCTTGAAATAAAGCAACCAATCAC
Above is a window of Gadus morhua chromosome 15, gadMor3.0, whole genome shotgun sequence DNA encoding:
- the gfral gene encoding GDNF family receptor alpha-like; this encodes MPPTHLGNALILGAVIHHVAMGLLSRSPDCLRSIDTCISDLCRNMEQAGAIGSLCGDDGCQIIGSEVCNVSVGAMLEQFPSLQQCMCVWVEVVEEEEEEEEEPCRSLQALKTQCHQKPALRKRSTPAEMDWKASNLLGVLSSDGGSCLKRIGTCLADPVCNRNLWPLLEACGEERCDGTRCRDAARRFYGGLPASVADLLGMCDCGPGEKDCQRMAARLHSGTCGGEMWSCQEGVGQCWRDQSCRQRLKSFTSKCWHAESATCGEYDDGNEECVWQMEPALLLSGEAECRTAFLALMGTPLQYPCTCTGLNSGEQQRCDAVSNVLHNRSRFTGLWPTLVDSNKTFDTGESKSDGHTWVTGHLLYGLIYLALIVIVILVTTGILCKSGVLRKKGQTQFHPLGKPTCVAIP